The genomic interval GTCGGCTTTTGATTTCGGTGCGAGTTTGCCGTAACCACTGAAACGGTCGTCATCATTGAATTTACTATCCGCTGACCATTTCGCACTGTATGGGGGATTGGCTACCACGGCATCGAATTTCTCACCTAAAAAGGCTGGATTTTCGAGTGTATCGTCGTTTTGAATGTCAAAGTTTTCATAACGGACATCATGCAACAACATGTTCATGCGTGCTAAGTTGTACGTTGTGTTGTTACGTTCTTGTCCATTATAACGGTACACTTTCGTTTCTTTACCGACACGTAACAGTAAGGAACCTGAACCACATGTGGGATCATATACATTTCTTAATTTATCTTTCCCTAATGTGACGATTTGCGCTAAAATTTTCGATACTTGTTGTGGCGTATAGAATTCGCCTGCTTTTTTACCTGCACTCGCTGCGAAACGTCCGATTAAATATTCGTAGGCGTCCCCTAACATGTCAATTTCCATGTCGCTATGTACAAATGGCAAGTCCGCTAAGTTCACCATCACCTTGCTTAATAATGCCGTACGATCTTTCACTGTATTACCCAGTCGTGTCGAACTTAAATCCATATCACTAAATAGCCCGATGAAATCTTCTTCACTGTCTTGACCGAGTGTTGACGTTTCAACTTTGCGAATCGCTTGCGCTAAATGTTCGATATCAAAACGTTGGTTTTCAATTTCCTTCACCATTGTGCTAAACAAATCTTGCGGTTCGATGTAGTAGCCGACTGTGTCTAACAATTCACCTTTTAAGTCTTCTCGATATTCTGGATCTGCCCATGCTTCTTCGTATGACAGTGTTTCTCCTGATAAGGCTTCAGCGACTTCTGCTTCTGCTTTTTCCGATAAGAAACGATAAAAAATGAGCCCTAAAATATAATTACGGAACTCGCTC from Staphylococcus sp. MI 10-1553 carries:
- a CDS encoding type I restriction-modification system subunit M; translation: MSITEKQRQQQAELHKKLWSIANDLRGNMDASEFRNYILGLIFYRFLSEKAEAEVAEALSGETLSYEEAWADPEYREDLKGELLDTVGYYIEPQDLFSTMVKEIENQRFDIEHLAQAIRKVETSTLGQDSEEDFIGLFSDMDLSSTRLGNTVKDRTALLSKVMVNLADLPFVHSDMEIDMLGDAYEYLIGRFAASAGKKAGEFYTPQQVSKILAQIVTLGKDKLRNVYDPTCGSGSLLLRVGKETKVYRYNGQERNNTTYNLARMNMLLHDVRYENFDIQNDDTLENPAFLGEKFDAVVANPPYSAKWSADSKFNDDDRFSGYGKLAPKSKADFAFIQHMVHYLDDEGTMAVVLPHGVLFRGAAEGVIRQYLIEEKNYLDAVIGLPANIFYGTSIPTCILVFKKCRKSDHDVLFIDASNAFEKGKNQNHLNDEHVEKIIDTYKNRATIDKYSYAATLQEIEDNDYNLNIPRYVDTFEEEAPIDLDQIQQDIVNIDNEIAQVEQEINSYLKELGVLKHDSSK